In Mycobacterium sp. JS623, one genomic interval encodes:
- a CDS encoding cutinase family protein, whose protein sequence is MTWRDHVGSRSGFAPPPWRRGLLGPLNGLSPAYGSKTIDLCNGNDPIRGEGDMDNTAAHHQYVPGGTDQAAGFVAGLV, encoded by the coding sequence ATGACGTGGCGCGACCACGTCGGATCGCGCTCCGGCTTTGCGCCGCCACCCTGGCGGCGGGGGCTGCTCGGTCCGTTGAACGGCCTCAGCCCCGCGTACGGGTCGAAGACGATCGACTTGTGCAATGGCAACGATCCGATACGTGGCGAGGGCGATATGGACAACACGGCGGCGCATCACCAGTACGTCCCCGGTGGCACCGACCAAGCCGCGGGGTTCGTCGCAGGACTGGTCTAG